From the Spiroplasma chrysopicola DF-1 genome, one window contains:
- the cls gene encoding cardiolipin synthase, protein MKNWLKIILSMIFLFGLVVLAIVAVAVVFNIQYTFIFLGFILIDFLFSFVIFFSKRRYEVKFSWIIFINFFPIIGLCSYLMFGRKYHYSNQKTLFYEKINKNEYQNNLLTNDKVKKTVGLIPQHFVKTVDLINEIAEKPLYQNNAIEIMENGAKCFQRMLDDLDNAKSYILLNYFIIADGELFEIVCAVLRDRIAAGVQVFMIYDHVGSYFKISKKSIRKLRKIGVIVQKFLPIITPFINGNANYRNHRKDVVIDGLVGYTGGINLADVYANQSAKFGLFHDVQVRIVGKAVRGLEVTFVDDWYFATKHQEKLTELVPAILQTKNYNSQGTAIVQIVSHGPSIDQSVTKDVYLSLINSAQKRIWLSTPYFIPPVELIEALKLAARSGIDVRLIIPGLTDKIFVLDITKTYCRELIEAGVKIFEMNGIFNHNKIAIFDNDVTIIGSCNLDYRSFFADHQTSAIIYDQAVVETFLPRWEWDFQHAIMWQEWPIKYKPLKYRFLLVCLKLFAPIL, encoded by the coding sequence ATGAAAAATTGATTAAAAATTATTTTATCAATGATTTTCTTATTTGGATTAGTAGTATTAGCAATTGTCGCAGTAGCAGTTGTTTTTAATATTCAATATACTTTTATTTTTCTTGGTTTTATTTTAATTGATTTTCTGTTTTCTTTTGTGATTTTTTTCTCAAAACGCCGTTATGAAGTTAAATTTTCGTGAATTATTTTTATTAATTTTTTCCCAATAATAGGGCTTTGTTCATATTTGATGTTTGGACGGAAATACCATTATTCAAATCAAAAAACATTATTTTATGAAAAAATTAATAAAAATGAATATCAAAATAATTTATTAACAAATGATAAAGTTAAAAAAACTGTTGGTTTGATTCCTCAACATTTTGTTAAAACAGTTGATTTAATTAATGAAATTGCCGAAAAACCGTTATATCAAAATAATGCGATTGAAATTATGGAAAATGGGGCAAAATGTTTTCAACGAATGCTAGATGACTTAGATAATGCTAAATCGTATATTTTATTAAATTATTTTATCATTGCCGATGGCGAATTATTTGAAATTGTTTGTGCTGTTTTACGAGACCGCATTGCGGCAGGGGTACAAGTTTTTATGATTTATGATCATGTTGGTAGTTATTTTAAAATTAGTAAAAAAAGTATTCGCAAATTACGAAAAATAGGGGTTATTGTGCAAAAGTTTTTACCAATTATTACTCCTTTTATAAATGGCAATGCAAATTATCGTAACCACCGAAAAGATGTTGTAATTGATGGTTTAGTTGGTTATACCGGCGGAATTAACTTGGCCGATGTTTATGCTAATCAATCAGCAAAATTTGGGTTATTTCATGATGTGCAAGTTCGAATTGTGGGGAAAGCAGTCCGAGGATTAGAAGTTACTTTTGTTGATGATTGATATTTTGCAACAAAACATCAAGAAAAGTTAACGGAATTAGTTCCTGCGATTTTGCAAACAAAAAACTATAATAGTCAAGGAACAGCAATCGTCCAAATTGTTAGTCATGGGCCAAGTATTGACCAATCAGTTACGAAAGATGTTTATCTGTCATTAATTAATAGTGCCCAAAAACGAATTTGACTATCAACTCCTTACTTTATTCCTCCTGTTGAATTAATTGAAGCGCTAAAATTAGCGGCTCGATCAGGAATTGATGTCCGTTTAATAATTCCAGGATTAACGGATAAGATTTTTGTTCTTGATATTACTAAAACTTATTGTCGCGAATTAATTGAAGCGGGAGTGAAAATTTTTGAAATGAATGGTATTTTTAACCATAATAAAATTGCCATTTTTGATAATGATGTGACAATCATTGGGTCTTGTAATTTAGATTATCGTAGTTTCTTTGCTGATCATCAAACAAGTGCAATTATTTATGATCAAGCTGTTGTGGAAACTTTTTTACCTCGCTGAGAATGAGACTTCCAACACGCTATTATGTGACAAGAATGGCCAATTAAATATAAGCCATTAAAATATCGTTTTTTACTAGTTTGTCTAAAACTTTTTGCACCAATTTTATAA
- a CDS encoding SGNH/GDSL hydrolase family protein, with protein sequence MLFNNTKNSNKTRKPDSQKLTNFFILGDSLSDSNGLATAGAVLLNAGKIETVETIMMPSPFVNNSFTNGDVSVKVLAEKMGWPLTAGWSFIYKDEKYSKYGNNYAIAGATTGPMDNLLSRLFFNHFNLANQAAALLEQHNVKATDLIIVQIGGNDLINILTENTARPVKQEQLNKTLINLEQTLNTLIEQGVQNLLLINSVDLGSIPYFQNNEQRKLATEFTKNYNAGIVKIMTKISDQKNKIIIKQYDLFTRSNEFLLAFQELDHHHNITDPCVNFDFKELRTGKIVPKYYDNTSPKHLSKHFFFDNFHPTTWAHQKVAEDLYQIIEAW encoded by the coding sequence ATGTTATTTAATAACACAAAAAATAGTAATAAAACAAGAAAACCAGATAGTCAAAAACTTACCAATTTTTTTATTTTGGGAGATAGCCTAAGTGATTCAAATGGCCTCGCAACAGCTGGGGCTGTGCTTTTAAATGCCGGAAAAATCGAAACAGTTGAAACAATTATGATGCCTAGTCCATTTGTGAATAATTCTTTTACTAATGGAGACGTTAGTGTTAAAGTTTTAGCCGAAAAAATGGGTTGACCTTTAACAGCAGGATGAAGTTTCATTTATAAAGATGAAAAATATAGTAAATATGGTAATAATTATGCTATTGCGGGAGCAACAACAGGTCCAATGGATAACCTTTTATCACGGTTATTTTTTAACCATTTTAATCTTGCTAACCAAGCCGCCGCTTTATTAGAACAACATAACGTTAAAGCAACTGATTTAATTATTGTCCAAATTGGTGGTAATGATTTAATTAACATTTTAACTGAAAATACAGCGCGACCAGTTAAACAAGAACAACTAAATAAGACCTTGATTAATCTTGAACAAACTCTTAATACGTTAATTGAGCAAGGCGTTCAAAATTTATTGTTAATTAATAGTGTTGATTTGGGCAGTATCCCCTATTTTCAGAATAATGAACAGCGAAAACTAGCCACAGAATTCACAAAAAATTATAATGCTGGAATTGTTAAAATAATGACCAAAATATCTGACCAAAAAAACAAAATAATTATTAAACAATATGATTTATTTACTCGTTCAAATGAATTTCTCCTTGCTTTTCAAGAACTTGATCATCATCATAATATCACTGACCCTTGTGTTAACTTTGATTTTAAAGAACTTCGTACCGGAAAAATTGTTCCAAAATATTATGATAATACTAGCCCTAAACATTTAAGTAAACACTTCTTTTTTGATAACTTTCACCCAACAACATGAGCCCATCAAAAAGTTGCTGAAGATTTATACCAAATTATTGAAGCTTGATAA
- a CDS encoding TrkH family potassium uptake protein encodes MQIYQQFFKNIFKRKHEPSKGKGDDNAAPITRSRFHFLPFSKVAGKLFLIYVLVVFITGFLLSVPGIVVGNRIVYDPWGEIIGEYNFQWNFLVGLFTASSAFSDTGLSIANAAADYSFFGQFIIIVLIQIGGFGVLTFKVMLLVLLGRRISIKDRQLVQGERGSSNFGQTMDLIKNSFIFLVIIEFIAAVLLFFNFYFSSGSTAGEHMIDNVTYHDFWNSLWSGVFHSVSAINNAGFDIIGNSSLMPYNDNYFMQFIFLFEFVIGGLGFPTFYDLKRKIIAWKNKENVKFSLFTKINFITYVLISFVGVFGVWLIEFVNINAPGESILAQASSNWNGFMNVFFNTMSTRNAGFSTVDMTKFLPGSRAIMSMMMFIGSAPSSTAGGIRTTTFAIIILAIWSVIRNNDSVNAFKRKIPNETVKRALVVTVISGILVGLAVTIICAENPHLNFLNVLFTICSAFGTVGLSAFSFTEMYGLGVFSTLVLILLMFIGQLGVSSTLLVSVRGTGKKEYSYVEENIVIG; translated from the coding sequence ATGCAGATTTATCAGCAATTTTTTAAAAATATTTTTAAAAGAAAGCATGAACCAAGTAAAGGCAAAGGTGATGATAATGCTGCTCCAATCACCCGTTCACGCTTTCATTTTTTACCATTTTCAAAAGTTGCTGGAAAACTATTTTTGATCTATGTTTTAGTCGTTTTTATTACCGGTTTTCTATTATCTGTGCCTGGGATTGTTGTTGGCAATCGAATAGTATATGATCCTTGAGGAGAAATTATTGGTGAATATAATTTTCAGTGAAATTTCTTAGTAGGATTATTTACTGCTTCAAGTGCTTTTTCTGATACAGGACTATCAATTGCTAATGCCGCTGCTGATTATAGTTTTTTTGGTCAATTTATAATTATTGTTTTAATCCAAATTGGTGGCTTTGGAGTTTTAACTTTTAAGGTAATGTTGCTTGTCTTATTAGGGCGCCGTATTTCAATTAAAGATCGTCAGTTAGTGCAGGGAGAACGAGGAAGTAGTAACTTTGGCCAAACAATGGATTTAATTAAAAATAGTTTTATCTTTTTAGTTATTATTGAGTTTATTGCAGCAGTTTTACTATTTTTTAATTTTTATTTTTCCTCAGGGTCAACGGCTGGTGAACATATGATTGATAATGTTACTTATCATGATTTTTGAAATAGTTTATGAAGTGGGGTTTTTCACTCCGTATCAGCAATTAATAATGCTGGGTTTGATATTATTGGGAATTCGTCTTTAATGCCATATAATGATAACTATTTTATGCAATTTATCTTTTTATTTGAATTTGTTATTGGTGGTTTAGGCTTCCCGACTTTTTATGATTTAAAACGTAAAATTATTGCATGAAAAAACAAGGAAAATGTTAAATTCAGTTTATTTACCAAAATTAATTTTATTACGTATGTATTAATTTCCTTTGTTGGGGTTTTTGGAGTTTGATTAATTGAATTTGTTAATATTAATGCCCCAGGAGAATCAATTTTAGCGCAAGCGTCATCAAACTGGAATGGTTTTATGAATGTCTTTTTTAATACAATGTCAACGCGGAATGCCGGTTTTTCAACTGTTGATATGACAAAATTCTTACCAGGATCGCGGGCAATTATGTCAATGATGATGTTTATAGGATCAGCTCCCAGTTCAACCGCTGGAGGAATCCGGACAACAACCTTTGCTATTATTATTTTAGCAATTTGATCGGTTATCCGGAATAATGATAGTGTTAATGCCTTTAAACGGAAAATTCCAAATGAAACGGTGAAACGGGCATTAGTTGTTACGGTAATTTCCGGAATCCTTGTTGGTTTAGCAGTTACAATTATTTGTGCTGAAAATCCGCATTTAAACTTTTTAAATGTTTTATTTACAATCTGTAGTGCCTTTGGGACAGTAGGACTAAGTGCCTTTTCCTTTACCGAGATGTATGGTCTAGGAGTTTTTAGTACGCTAGTTTTAATTCTCTTAATGTTTATTGGACAATTAGGAGTTTCATCAACGCTATTAGTATCAGTGCGTGGAACAGGGAAAAAAGAATATAGTTATGTTGAAGAAAACATTGTTATTGGTTAA
- a CDS encoding potassium channel family protein — protein MARKKSFAIIGINNFGQAIVDTLIQKKQHIMVFDIDQAKINNMVASYEQVDGVALDTTIKANLIEQGMEQYDTVIVTMATNIEASILTIISLQDIGVVNIIAKAKDSRHTRILKALGITNIVQPDVMAGHMTASKALFDVDIEIQTVDENYASVSIIVTEPSIEGQSLLDLRLINNKDYNIVHVKRKGRIILPADVDTLKLGDELLVISKINAINDLVIKLQTTDNEKDGK, from the coding sequence ATGGCACGAAAAAAAAGTTTTGCAATTATCGGGATTAATAATTTTGGACAAGCAATTGTAGATACATTAATTCAGAAAAAACAACATATTATGGTTTTTGATATTGATCAAGCAAAAATTAATAATATGGTAGCAAGTTATGAGCAAGTCGATGGTGTAGCTTTAGATACAACTATTAAAGCTAATTTAATTGAGCAAGGAATGGAACAATATGATACCGTGATTGTTACAATGGCAACAAATATTGAGGCAAGTATTCTAACAATCATTAGTTTACAAGATATTGGTGTTGTTAATATTATTGCGAAAGCAAAAGATTCTCGTCATACAAGAATCTTAAAAGCATTAGGAATCACTAATATTGTTCAACCAGATGTAATGGCTGGGCATATGACCGCCTCAAAAGCCTTATTTGATGTTGATATTGAAATCCAAACAGTTGATGAAAACTATGCATCAGTTTCAATTATTGTTACTGAGCCTTCAATCGAAGGACAATCATTACTTGACTTACGTTTAATCAATAACAAAGACTATAACATTGTCCATGTTAAAAGAAAAGGACGAATTATTTTGCCAGCTGATGTTGATACATTAAAATTAGGAGATGAATTATTAGTTATTTCAAAAATTAACGCAATTAATGATTTAGTAATTAAATTACAAACAACTGACAATGAAAAAGATGGAAAGTAA
- the gatB gene encoding Asp-tRNA(Asn)/Glu-tRNA(Gln) amidotransferase subunit GatB — MNNFEVVIGIENHVELKTTTKMFSPGPVSYGATPNTKVNIMDVGYPGVMPTVNKKGVELALIACHALHLEIDPIVQFDRKNYYYPDLSKGFQITQQYYPIGKRGYLTIIDEDNTPVVVKIERLHIEEDTAKQLHHEDKTLLDYNRAGIGLIEIVTEPVLRTSYQVRKYLEQLREILLYSNISDAKMNEGSLRCDVNISLRPFGSEKYGNKVELKNLNSLANVEKAIDYEIKRQSQILLTGGTVEQETRRFDEKTKSTVLMRKKTDATDYKYFSEPNIFPIKLPPEWINDVISQIPELPAAKRLRYQKDFQLKETEIEVILQDYDLMRFFEVTARQTTNYSMLANYLIGDIQGYLNQNGLTWAEITLLPEQLAEMLNLISDNIISTKHAKTILPMLLKENISPKNLVDKLGLKQITDSTEIATIIEPIIITNVEMLSQYVDRPERVIKFFMGELMKLTKGQVAPEIGQKVVEELIFKNQKK; from the coding sequence ATGAATAATTTTGAAGTTGTTATTGGAATTGAAAATCATGTTGAATTAAAAACAACGACAAAAATGTTTTCTCCTGGACCAGTTAGTTATGGGGCAACACCAAATACTAAAGTTAATATTATGGATGTTGGCTACCCAGGAGTGATGCCAACAGTTAATAAAAAAGGGGTGGAATTAGCTTTAATTGCTTGTCATGCCTTGCACCTTGAAATTGACCCAATTGTGCAGTTTGACCGAAAAAATTATTACTATCCGGACTTATCAAAGGGATTTCAAATTACTCAACAGTACTATCCAATTGGTAAAAGAGGTTATTTAACAATTATTGATGAGGATAATACTCCTGTTGTTGTTAAAATTGAACGCTTACATATTGAAGAAGATACAGCAAAACAATTACATCATGAGGATAAAACATTATTAGATTATAATCGGGCTGGAATTGGTCTGATTGAAATTGTTACTGAACCAGTTTTACGGACAAGTTATCAAGTCCGCAAATACTTAGAACAATTACGCGAAATTTTATTATATTCAAATATTAGTGATGCTAAAATGAATGAAGGATCACTACGTTGTGATGTTAATATCTCTTTGCGCCCATTTGGTAGTGAAAAATATGGTAATAAAGTTGAATTAAAAAACTTAAATTCTTTAGCAAATGTTGAAAAAGCAATTGATTATGAAATTAAACGTCAATCACAAATTCTATTAACAGGGGGAACTGTTGAACAAGAAACTCGTCGTTTTGATGAAAAAACAAAATCAACGGTTTTAATGCGTAAAAAAACTGATGCAACAGATTACAAATATTTTTCAGAACCTAATATTTTTCCAATTAAGTTGCCCCCAGAATGAATTAATGATGTTATTAGCCAGATACCAGAATTGCCAGCAGCAAAAAGGCTTCGCTATCAAAAAGACTTTCAGTTAAAAGAAACAGAAATTGAAGTTATTCTACAAGATTATGATTTAATGCGTTTTTTTGAAGTAACTGCTCGTCAAACAACAAATTATTCAATGTTAGCGAATTATTTAATTGGTGATATTCAAGGTTATTTAAATCAAAATGGTTTAACTTGGGCTGAAATTACTTTGTTACCAGAACAATTAGCAGAAATGCTAAATTTAATTTCTGATAATATTATTTCAACTAAGCACGCTAAAACAATCTTACCAATGTTATTAAAAGAAAATATTAGTCCAAAAAATCTAGTTGATAAATTAGGACTAAAACAAATTACTGATTCAACTGAAATTGCGACAATTATTGAACCAATTATTATTACTAATGTAGAAATGCTATCTCAATATGTTGATCGCCCTGAACGAGTAATTAAATTCTTTATGGGAGAATTAATGAAGTTAACAAAAGGGCAAGTAGCACCAGAAATTGGACAAAAAGTTGTTGAAGAATTAATTTTTAAAAATCAAAAAAAATAG
- a CDS encoding amidase family protein codes for MMKNYTVKELHEKLVAKEITPSAIIKDSIAKLKKYQILNATVTELETFATNLAAQLDNVPILPSDFLAGIPYVAKDNFATKGILTTASSKILSNFVPTYESTVTELLKKQHAILVAKSALDELGMGGHGLYSYTGDVLNPWDLTRITGGSSSGSAALVASGVVPFALGTDTGDSIRKPASYCGIVGFKPSYGLISRFGVIPYAPSLDTVGYFTRSVVDSAIILDYLAKNDHQDATSLTSLEKDYYQNITTDLKGKKFAYFPFAHNQLSAELKTTFNKLFTKLQEHGVEICEATFPEELLKALLPVYMIISYAEAISTHSALDGINFGLRVSGETYEDVMINSRVSGFGRVVKRRYAIGSYALSKDNQTLLFLKAKRVRRLIVDELTKIFANYDILLLPSATTVAPKITGVKAHTLTESDLEFYFDDLLVLANMMGNPSITVPLTLIDGLPIGVNINAKPFADQIVLNASLLIEEITGLKNLVAPGGEENE; via the coding sequence ATGATGAAGAATTATACAGTAAAAGAATTACATGAAAAATTAGTGGCAAAAGAAATTACCCCTTCAGCAATAATTAAAGATAGTATTGCCAAATTAAAAAAATATCAAATTTTAAATGCAACTGTAACAGAATTAGAAACATTTGCCACAAATTTAGCAGCACAATTAGATAATGTCCCAATTTTACCATCTGATTTTCTAGCGGGGATTCCTTATGTGGCGAAAGATAATTTTGCGACAAAAGGAATTTTAACAACAGCTAGTTCAAAAATTTTAAGCAATTTTGTCCCAACTTATGAATCAACAGTCACTGAACTATTAAAAAAACAACATGCTATTTTAGTCGCAAAAAGTGCTTTAGATGAATTGGGAATGGGAGGGCATGGACTTTATTCCTATACTGGTGATGTTTTAAATCCGTGAGATTTAACAAGAATTACAGGGGGTTCATCATCTGGTTCAGCCGCTTTAGTAGCAAGTGGAGTTGTTCCATTTGCGCTTGGAACAGACACTGGTGATTCAATTCGTAAACCAGCTAGTTATTGTGGAATTGTTGGATTTAAACCTAGTTATGGTTTAATTTCACGATTTGGGGTTATCCCTTATGCGCCATCATTAGATACGGTTGGTTATTTTACCCGTTCAGTTGTTGATAGTGCGATCATCTTAGATTATTTAGCAAAAAATGATCACCAAGATGCGACATCATTAACTAGCCTAGAAAAAGATTATTATCAAAATATAACAACTGATTTAAAAGGGAAAAAATTTGCCTATTTTCCGTTTGCTCATAACCAATTATCTGCAGAATTAAAAACAACTTTTAATAAATTATTTACAAAATTGCAAGAACACGGGGTTGAAATTTGTGAAGCAACATTTCCAGAAGAATTATTAAAAGCATTATTACCGGTTTATATGATTATTTCTTATGCTGAAGCAATTAGTACCCATTCAGCGTTAGACGGAATTAACTTTGGTCTCCGTGTTTCTGGTGAAACATATGAAGATGTAATGATTAATTCACGTGTTAGTGGTTTTGGAAGGGTTGTTAAACGTCGTTATGCAATTGGGTCGTATGCCTTATCAAAAGATAATCAGACCCTATTATTTTTAAAAGCAAAACGAGTTCGTCGTTTAATTGTTGATGAATTAACGAAAATTTTTGCTAATTATGATATTTTATTGTTACCATCAGCAACAACAGTGGCTCCAAAAATCACAGGTGTTAAAGCACATACTTTAACCGAATCAGACTTAGAATTTTATTTTGACGACTTGTTAGTTTTAGCAAATATGATGGGTAATCCATCAATAACTGTTCCGTTAACTTTGATTGATGGATTACCAATTGGGGTTAATATTAATGCCAAGCCGTTTGCAGATCAAATTGTTTTAAATGCTAGTTTGTTAATAGAAGAAATTACGGGGTTAAAAAATCTTGTGGCCCCAGGAGGAGAAGAAAATGAATAA
- the gatC gene encoding Asp-tRNA(Asn)/Glu-tRNA(Gln) amidotransferase subunit GatC: MKVTTEQLKKLANDIMLDFGPEELEKLKNEFDVILKQMDLVQKIDTTNVRSMHFPYNLTVDYLREDVGPIAEQQKNILALAPVAEGDYIVINKVVK, encoded by the coding sequence ATGAAAGTAACCACAGAACAGTTAAAAAAATTAGCAAATGATATTATGTTAGATTTTGGACCGGAAGAATTAGAAAAATTAAAAAATGAATTTGATGTGATTTTAAAACAAATGGATTTAGTTCAAAAAATTGATACAACAAATGTCCGTTCAATGCATTTTCCTTATAATTTAACAGTTGATTATTTACGTGAAGATGTTGGACCAATCGCTGAACAACAAAAAAATATTTTAGCATTAGCACCAGTTGCAGAAGGGGATTATATTGTAATTAATAAGGTAGTAAAATAA
- the ligA gene encoding NAD-dependent DNA ligase LigA has translation MNQATAQSRIEELKQSLEEWNYQYYVLDKPSVSDQEYDRAMQELIALEQQFPTLITLDSPTQRVSGTVSEKFTKYFHTSPMLSLGNAFNYEDLVHFDEQIKELTGLSSITYTCELKIDGLSISLVYQNHLLVMGATRGDGIAGEDVTTNIKKIKSIPLKVAQPNLIVRGEVYLSLEEFNKINAERAANDEPLFANPRNAAAGTLRQLDSTIVQKRNLDAFLYYYVNANEDGIPTQYEALKHLEGLKFKTNKEYQLCHNVDEVWGYIQKYQNLRHQLGYEIDGIVIKVNDFKLYNRIGYTAKNPKWAIAYKFPAEIVMTKLVDIFPSVGRTGKITYNAVLEPVRIAGTIVRAATLHNADFIIKRDIRVGDYVELKKAGDIIPEVIQSLLNRRPRQTVKWTMAKKCPDCGNWLEKTDDEVDQYCVNSLCPKKITRGLEHFCSRKAMNIEGVSEKIINRLFDLGYLKSFSDLYLLENYRNEIIELDNFGEKSFQNMIDSINRSKEKSLERLLFALGIRHVGQKTAQLLAKKFQTISAIQTATVEMLSVINDVGPIVATSVVDYFNVPNNVEEIAKLIKHNVNIKYLKSDSFVVQKLENQRFVITGTLSKPREYFKELIENYGGHVSDSISSKTTYLLAGTDGGSKLLKAAKLNVKIISEIDFINLIEGGE, from the coding sequence ATGAACCAAGCAACAGCACAAAGCAGAATTGAAGAATTAAAACAGTCGTTAGAAGAATGAAATTATCAATATTACGTTCTGGATAAGCCTAGTGTGTCTGATCAAGAATATGATCGGGCAATGCAAGAATTAATCGCTTTAGAGCAACAATTTCCAACGTTAATTACCCTTGATTCGCCAACCCAACGAGTTTCAGGGACAGTAAGCGAAAAGTTTACGAAATATTTCCATACTAGCCCAATGTTAAGCTTAGGAAATGCTTTTAACTATGAGGATTTAGTCCATTTTGATGAACAAATTAAAGAATTAACAGGTTTATCATCAATTACCTATACATGTGAATTAAAAATTGATGGTTTATCAATCTCATTAGTTTATCAAAATCATTTACTAGTAATGGGAGCAACGCGTGGAGACGGTATTGCTGGGGAAGATGTTACAACTAATATTAAAAAAATCAAATCAATTCCATTAAAAGTGGCACAACCTAATTTGATTGTTCGGGGAGAAGTTTATTTATCATTAGAAGAATTTAATAAAATTAATGCTGAACGAGCTGCGAATGATGAACCATTATTTGCTAACCCCCGCAATGCCGCGGCAGGAACTTTACGACAATTAGATTCAACTATTGTGCAAAAACGGAACTTAGATGCCTTTTTGTATTATTATGTTAATGCCAATGAGGATGGGATTCCAACTCAGTATGAAGCGTTGAAACATTTAGAAGGATTAAAATTTAAAACAAATAAAGAATATCAATTATGTCATAATGTTGATGAAGTTTGAGGTTATATTCAAAAATACCAAAATTTACGTCATCAATTAGGTTATGAGATTGATGGAATTGTCATTAAAGTTAATGATTTTAAATTATATAATCGGATTGGTTATACAGCCAAAAATCCAAAGTGAGCAATTGCTTATAAGTTCCCCGCTGAAATTGTTATGACAAAATTAGTTGATATTTTCCCTAGTGTTGGACGAACTGGGAAAATCACTTATAATGCTGTTTTAGAACCAGTACGGATTGCTGGGACGATTGTTCGCGCGGCAACATTACATAATGCTGATTTTATTATTAAACGTGATATTCGGGTTGGGGATTATGTCGAATTGAAAAAGGCGGGAGATATTATTCCCGAAGTAATTCAATCCTTACTTAATCGTCGACCAAGACAAACTGTTAAATGAACAATGGCGAAAAAATGTCCTGATTGTGGGAATTGATTAGAAAAAACAGATGATGAAGTTGATCAATATTGTGTTAATTCTTTATGTCCTAAAAAAATTACCCGTGGGTTAGAACATTTTTGTTCGCGCAAGGCAATGAATATTGAAGGAGTTAGTGAAAAAATTATCAACCGTTTATTTGACTTGGGATATTTAAAAAGTTTTAGTGATTTATACTTATTAGAGAACTATCGTAATGAGATTATTGAATTGGATAATTTTGGGGAAAAATCCTTTCAAAATATGATTGACTCAATTAATCGTTCAAAAGAGAAATCGCTGGAACGATTATTATTTGCCTTAGGAATTCGCCATGTTGGACAGAAAACCGCACAATTATTGGCCAAAAAATTCCAAACTATTAGTGCAATTCAAACAGCAACAGTTGAAATGCTATCGGTAATTAATGATGTTGGACCAATTGTCGCTACTAGTGTGGTAGATTATTTTAATGTTCCAAATAATGTTGAGGAAATTGCCAAACTAATTAAGCATAATGTTAATATTAAGTATTTAAAAAGTGATAGTTTTGTTGTTCAAAAATTAGAAAATCAGCGTTTTGTTATTACTGGGACATTATCAAAACCGCGAGAATATTTTAAAGAATTAATTGAAAATTATGGGGGCCATGTTTCGGATAGCATTAGTAGTAAAACAACTTATTTGTTGGCCGGAACAGATGGAGGTAGCAAATTGTTAAAAGCAGCAAAATTAAATGTTAAAATAATTAGTGAGATAGATTTTATCAACCTAATTGAAGGAGGAGAATAG
- a CDS encoding PTS sugar transporter subunit IIA codes for MGLFTKKSKEIEIIAPVDGEIIKLDDVNDEVFSQKMLGDGFGIKPSAGNFLAPMTGRLMTVFPTGHAYGIKHASGVELLLHIGMDTVSLNGEGFDIKVKQDDNVKQGDLLCEVNLNQIKDKVPSLDTPIVFTPDAIGNHTIKLLKTGKVKQGEVIAIVE; via the coding sequence ATGGGATTGTTTACAAAAAAAAGTAAAGAGATTGAGATTATTGCCCCAGTTGATGGTGAAATAATTAAATTAGACGATGTTAATGATGAAGTATTTTCACAAAAAATGCTAGGAGATGGTTTTGGAATTAAACCAAGTGCCGGAAACTTTTTAGCCCCAATGACGGGAAGACTAATGACAGTTTTTCCAACAGGTCATGCTTATGGAATTAAACATGCAAGTGGAGTTGAGTTATTATTACACATTGGAATGGATACAGTTTCATTAAATGGTGAAGGTTTCGACATTAAAGTTAAACAAGATGATAATGTTAAACAAGGAGACTTATTGTGTGAAGTTAATTTAAACCAGATTAAAGATAAAGTGCCAAGTTTAGACACTCCAATTGTTTTCACACCAGATGCAATTGGTAATCATACAATTAAACTTTTAAAAACTGGAAAAGTTAAACAAGGTGAAGTAATTGCTATTGTTGAATAA